The following are from one region of the Aquificaceae bacterium genome:
- a CDS encoding proton-conducting transporter membrane subunit, with amino-acid sequence MDQFMVLSLLFSSFVASLIIAFLKEEWYTLRTLVNIGAASYKLLVIGYLLWAVYNGRVFEISYPMVSFADFYLKIDPLGLLFVSLSSFLWLLTTLYAVGYLEGSPNRRRFFTFFNLAVTSTMGIALAGNMFTFFLFYELLTLSTYPLVVHRGTEKALKAGGFYLLYTVSGGTLFLVCLVFLYIAVGNGDFHVGGNPHLRAWAKEHPQPAVLLFYGLFFGMAVKAAVFPLHGWLTRAMVAPAPVSALLHAVAVVKAGAFGVVRLVYDLYGVQLVQSMNLWQFLAYLAGFTIAFGSLMAVFQSELKKRLAYSTISHLSYIILGILIPGPVATMGALLHLVNHGIMKITLFMCVGNYSEAYGIHRVEEVNGVGRRMPLTTLAFTLASLGLIGVPLTAGYLTKKYLEEGARFAGQEWAVYVLYLSSFLSVLYLIPIAFRAWFGEVKLKEKRLRRFEVGLMMLVPPLITGILTLLIGLSAEFTLNPLAWVRFIARIEYGEIE; translated from the coding sequence ATGGACCAGTTTATGGTGCTCAGCCTGCTTTTCAGCTCCTTTGTGGCAAGCCTCATAATAGCCTTCCTCAAGGAGGAATGGTATACGCTGAGAACTCTGGTAAACATAGGCGCTGCGTCATATAAGCTCCTTGTGATAGGATATCTTCTCTGGGCAGTCTACAATGGCAGGGTCTTTGAGATAAGCTACCCCATGGTTTCTTTTGCTGACTTTTATCTCAAAATTGACCCCCTCGGGCTTCTTTTTGTGAGCCTTTCCTCTTTCCTGTGGCTTCTGACAACCCTTTATGCGGTGGGCTATCTTGAGGGTTCGCCCAACCGCAGGAGGTTTTTCACTTTCTTCAATCTTGCAGTCACTTCCACCATGGGCATTGCCCTTGCGGGCAACATGTTTACCTTTTTCCTCTTTTATGAGCTTCTTACGCTCAGCACCTATCCCCTCGTGGTTCACAGAGGCACAGAAAAGGCTCTCAAAGCAGGAGGTTTCTACCTCCTGTATACAGTCTCTGGGGGAACACTTTTTCTCGTATGTCTTGTTTTCCTTTACATAGCTGTGGGCAATGGTGATTTTCATGTGGGCGGTAATCCCCACTTGAGAGCCTGGGCTAAAGAACACCCACAGCCTGCCGTGTTGCTCTTCTACGGGCTCTTCTTTGGGATGGCAGTAAAGGCTGCAGTCTTTCCCCTTCATGGATGGCTCACCAGGGCCATGGTTGCACCAGCCCCAGTGAGCGCCCTTCTGCATGCGGTGGCAGTTGTAAAGGCTGGCGCCTTCGGCGTTGTGAGGCTCGTCTATGACCTCTACGGCGTCCAGCTGGTGCAGTCTATGAATCTATGGCAGTTCCTTGCATACCTTGCAGGCTTCACCATAGCCTTCGGCTCTCTGATGGCGGTTTTCCAGAGTGAATTAAAGAAGAGGCTTGCCTATTCCACCATAAGCCATCTGTCTTACATAATCCTTGGCATACTCATACCCGGACCTGTGGCCACCATGGGAGCTCTTCTGCATCTTGTAAACCATGGCATCATGAAGATAACCCTCTTCATGTGCGTAGGAAATTATTCAGAGGCTTACGGGATTCACAGAGTTGAAGAAGTAAATGGTGTGGGTAGAAGGATGCCCCTTACCACCCTTGCTTTTACATTGGCCTCCCTGGGGCTTATAGGTGTCCCCCTTACAGCCGGCTATCTTACCAAGAAATACCTGGAAGAGGGAGCGAGGTTTGCAGGACAGGAATGGGCGGTGTATGTGCTGTATCTCAGCTCCTTTCTGAGCGTTCTTTACCTAATCCCCATAGCCTTCAGAGCATGGTTTGGTGAGGTAAAGTTGAAGGAAAAAAGACTCAGAAGGTTTGAAGTAGGTCTTATGATGCTCGTTCCTCCTCTAATAACTGGAATACTTACCCTCCTGATAGGCCTTTCTGCAGAATTTACCCTCAACCCCTTAGCCTGGGTCAGGTTTATAGCAAGGATAGAGTATGGGGAAATAGAGTAG
- a CDS encoding proton-conducting transporter membrane subunit: MVGFDLAYLIVVPLTGSMLSLLGLFRSYIALGFSVLSLFSSLYAFHLTLKGGEPVYQWIGGWVAPLGIGLRLDGLTGFFLLMTALVSFSVSVYAISFFKGGYEREGRFFWFFFFFLWAGLNAFFLSEDLFNLYVALEVLSLTAVVLVALPGYRKAIKAAVNYLILSLLASMFYLFGVAMLYASYGTLSMNLLSERLTGTEEFIYTLFPLSIALAIKAALFPFHFWLPPAHSSTVAPASALLSGLVVKPPAYLILRLWLEVFPENKSLEYLSWVLGTLGALAVVLGSYYAIRQKTIKMLLAYSTVAQMGYLFLMVPIYYQAQVLHVKTMVLEGFALQALSHALAKASMFLSSGNAIYVARRDELSYMPGFAHSHPFTFFALFFSGATLIGLPLSGGFVAKFLLLKASIQTGFVFQGVIFLIGSLLAAMYVYPIWKESFSSHPKKLYDQPIPRLMELSAFILGFVAFSIGLVSGFLLQGIAGKD; this comes from the coding sequence ATGGTAGGCTTTGACCTTGCGTATCTGATAGTTGTTCCTCTTACAGGCTCCATGCTGTCCCTTCTGGGTCTGTTCAGGTCCTACATTGCGCTGGGCTTCAGTGTGCTGTCCCTGTTTTCATCCCTTTACGCCTTCCACCTTACCCTGAAAGGAGGGGAGCCAGTCTATCAGTGGATTGGCGGCTGGGTTGCTCCTCTGGGTATAGGTCTTCGGCTTGACGGTCTTACGGGTTTTTTCCTTCTTATGACTGCCCTTGTGAGTTTTTCTGTGAGCGTATATGCCATAAGTTTTTTCAAAGGTGGATATGAAAGAGAAGGAAGGTTTTTCTGGTTCTTCTTCTTTTTTCTCTGGGCAGGCCTGAATGCCTTTTTTCTTTCTGAGGACCTTTTTAACCTCTATGTAGCCCTTGAAGTTCTCTCCCTTACCGCGGTGGTGCTCGTTGCCCTCCCGGGTTATAGAAAGGCCATAAAGGCGGCGGTTAATTACCTGATTCTTTCCCTGCTTGCCTCTATGTTCTACCTCTTTGGCGTGGCAATGCTCTATGCAAGCTACGGGACTCTGAGTATGAACCTTCTGTCAGAAAGGCTTACGGGCACTGAGGAATTCATCTACACCCTCTTCCCTCTGAGCATAGCCCTTGCCATAAAGGCCGCCCTCTTTCCTTTTCACTTCTGGCTCCCCCCAGCCCATTCAAGCACGGTGGCACCCGCCAGTGCACTTCTTTCGGGGCTGGTAGTAAAGCCCCCAGCCTACCTCATACTCAGGCTGTGGCTTGAGGTATTCCCGGAGAATAAGAGCCTTGAATACCTTAGCTGGGTTCTGGGCACCCTCGGTGCTCTCGCCGTGGTCTTAGGTTCCTATTACGCCATAAGGCAGAAAACCATAAAGATGCTCCTGGCTTATTCCACCGTGGCACAGATGGGTTACCTTTTCCTGATGGTCCCCATATACTATCAGGCTCAAGTCCTCCATGTAAAGACCATGGTCCTGGAAGGTTTTGCTCTTCAAGCTCTATCTCATGCCCTTGCAAAGGCAAGCATGTTTCTCTCTTCAGGAAACGCCATATATGTGGCAAGGAGGGATGAACTCTCCTACATGCCTGGCTTTGCCCACAGCCACCCCTTTACCTTCTTTGCCCTCTTCTTTTCCGGAGCAACCCTCATAGGTCTGCCTCTGAGTGGAGGCTTCGTGGCCAAGTTTTTGCTTCTAAAAGCTTCAATACAGACAGGCTTTGTATTTCAGGGTGTTATATTCCTTATTGGAAGTTTGCTTGCAGCCATGTATGTTTACCCCATATGGAAGGAGAGCTTTTCCTCTCACCCAAAAAAGCTGTATGACCAGCCCATTCCCCGCCTCATGGAACTCTCAGCCTTTATCCTGGGATTTGTAGCCTTCTCCATAGGCCTGGTCTCGGGCTTTTTACTTCAGGGCATTGCAGGGAAGGACTGA
- a CDS encoding cation:proton antiporter subunit C, translating into MTDFYYLLSLILILVSTYYFLTAENNAKRLITVNILGSGVFLFFISTAKRVPGGNPDPVPHALVLTGIVVAVSATALAVSLLLRMSRDEEE; encoded by the coding sequence ATGACTGACTTTTATTACCTCCTTTCCCTGATTCTTATTCTGGTAAGCACCTACTATTTCCTCACGGCAGAGAACAATGCAAAACGTCTAATCACGGTTAACATACTTGGCTCTGGCGTATTTCTTTTCTTCATAAGCACGGCCAAAAGGGTGCCAGGGGGAAATCCTGACCCTGTCCCTCATGCCCTCGTGCTTACGGGCATAGTGGTTGCAGTAAGCGCCACAGCCCTTGCTGTCTCTCTGCTTCTGCGTATGAGCAGAGATGAGGAGGAGTGA
- a CDS encoding hydrogenase subunit MbhD domain-containing protein, with amino-acid sequence MLDLLLGTLLLLSALASMHSRDTLRSGVFFLSFGLISGLVWVRLSAPDVAMVEIILGAGITGVLIFKLMKGVNIKSVRVPAYRKLWAGVVSFLFFLWMLPYIRNIPVEVRVSALVSENLPLSGVESPVTAVLLNFRGYDTLLEVGVITLATFGVLAIGTRREVYLWKDPILQSVSRHFFPLVAFFSLYITYLGAFSVGGAFQGGALLAGGLVLLALSGQAINFGRISGLLLLLSLVIFLGIGTLYAITGNGFLTFPIDLATPSIILIELSIWLSTAVLLYTAYRGRL; translated from the coding sequence ATGCTTGACCTCCTGCTCGGAACCCTTCTCCTACTCTCTGCACTTGCTTCTATGCACAGCAGAGATACTCTCAGAAGCGGTGTTTTCTTTCTGAGCTTTGGGCTGATAAGCGGTCTAGTGTGGGTCAGGCTCTCTGCGCCCGATGTGGCTATGGTGGAGATAATACTGGGGGCAGGTATAACGGGCGTTCTCATATTCAAGCTTATGAAGGGTGTAAACATAAAAAGTGTAAGAGTCCCCGCCTACAGGAAGCTCTGGGCCGGTGTGGTCAGCTTCCTCTTCTTTCTCTGGATGCTGCCCTACATAAGAAATATACCTGTTGAAGTAAGGGTTTCAGCCCTTGTCTCTGAAAATCTGCCCCTGAGTGGAGTTGAAAGTCCAGTAACTGCAGTACTTCTGAACTTCAGGGGCTACGACACCCTGCTTGAGGTTGGTGTAATAACCCTTGCTACCTTTGGAGTTCTGGCTATAGGGACAAGAAGAGAGGTCTACCTCTGGAAAGACCCCATACTTCAGAGCGTCTCCAGGCATTTCTTCCCACTTGTTGCCTTTTTTTCCCTTTACATAACCTATCTGGGTGCCTTTTCAGTGGGTGGTGCCTTTCAGGGTGGTGCTCTGCTGGCTGGTGGTCTGGTTCTGCTCGCTCTGTCCGGACAGGCAATCAACTTTGGCAGAATATCAGGTCTCCTTCTTCTCCTCAGCCTTGTTATCTTTCTGGGCATAGGGACGCTCTATGCTATCACAGGCAATGGCTTTCTTACATTCCCCATAGATCTGGCAACACCTTCCATAATTCTCATAGAACTTTCCATATGGCTCTCTACTGCTGTGCTCCTTTATACCGCCTACAGGGGGAGGCTATGA
- a CDS encoding monovalent cation/H(+) antiporter subunit G, whose amino-acid sequence MTILEVLSLSLMFVGAFFLLAGSMGLLRLRDTYSRLHALTKADLLGFGFVVLGVMVSAKSLSEVLKLIIIWLFVIVYSSLVGYAIAHQKRKRGDA is encoded by the coding sequence ATGACAATTCTTGAAGTTCTGTCCTTGAGCCTTATGTTCGTTGGAGCCTTTTTTCTTCTTGCGGGTAGTATGGGTCTTCTGAGACTGAGAGATACTTACAGCAGACTGCATGCCCTTACGAAGGCAGACCTTCTTGGGTTTGGCTTTGTGGTTCTGGGTGTTATGGTGTCTGCAAAGAGTCTTTCTGAGGTGCTAAAGCTTATCATAATATGGCTCTTTGTCATAGTTTACAGCTCGCTGGTTGGCTACGCCATAGCCCATCAGAAGAGGAAAAGAGGCGATGCTTGA
- a CDS encoding Na+/H+ antiporter subunit E yields MFILALFYSLLWLLISGVEAKSLFFGSISLFTALLFHKLLRVYLPRLNFFALLSFFITFLGQSFLSGIDVTRRVIGPRLLVNPGFVTYNLTTHKQPARFLLCMVINLTPGTLSVELSGDRILIHTLDIKDFSEEKLRELERLVDRVFS; encoded by the coding sequence ATGTTTATTCTTGCCCTTTTCTACTCCCTCCTGTGGCTGCTTATCTCGGGTGTAGAAGCAAAATCTCTCTTCTTTGGCTCTATATCCCTTTTCACAGCTCTTCTGTTTCACAAACTCCTGAGGGTCTACCTTCCCAGACTCAACTTTTTTGCCCTTTTATCCTTTTTCATAACCTTTCTGGGACAGTCTTTTCTTAGCGGTATTGATGTAACCAGAAGAGTAATTGGTCCCAGGCTTCTTGTAAACCCTGGCTTTGTTACTTATAATCTCACCACACACAAACAGCCTGCGAGGTTTCTGCTCTGTATGGTGATAAACCTGACTCCCGGAACTCTTAGTGTGGAGCTCTCAGGAGACAGAATTCTTATACACACCCTTGATATAAAGGACTTTAGCGAGGAAAAGCTCAGAGAGCTTGAAAGGCTGGTAGACAGGGTGTTTTCATGA
- a CDS encoding zf-TFIIB domain-containing protein: MKCPRCVHVDLLEVNRYGVVVDVCPSCGGMWLDKGELSKIIEAIRRAEGSLDEELRGITREYPEVYRKYEEYKYKKKRKSIFGELFDIFD, encoded by the coding sequence ATGAAATGTCCCAGATGTGTCCATGTGGACCTCCTTGAAGTAAACAGGTATGGTGTTGTGGTGGATGTATGCCCATCCTGTGGTGGTATGTGGCTGGACAAGGGCGAGCTTTCAAAGATAATTGAAGCTATACGCAGGGCGGAGGGCAGTCTTGATGAAGAGCTGAGAGGAATAACGAGAGAATATCCGGAGGTTTACAGAAAATACGAGGAATACAAGTATAAAAAAAAGAGAAAGTCTATTTTTGGTGAGCTTTTTGATATCTTTGACTGA
- the ribD gene encoding bifunctional diaminohydroxyphosphoribosylaminopyrimidine deaminase/5-amino-6-(5-phosphoribosylamino)uracil reductase RibD, whose product MDDLKFMKRALELALLRKGLTHPNPAVGCVIVKEGEIVAEGYHERAGMPHAEVVALERAGERAKDATLYVTLEPCTHFGRTPPCTDAIIKAGIKRVVVATLDPNPLVSGRGVERLRNAGIEVQVGVLEEEAKRLNEDFFTYITQKRPYITLKWAQSVDGSLATRTGDSQWITSEESRAFAHRLRSEATAVLVGINTVLRDNPKLTVRAFEWERQPIRVVLDPQLRIPESCHLVQERESQTIIFTVSEDREKIKRLEDRGVKVLMAPAEGKKLDLKEVLRELYFLEVMHLLVEGGAITLTSFLKEGLFDRLWVFLGPVLIGEGKRLGDIGVALLREAQRLRLREIKSFGDDVALEYVRT is encoded by the coding sequence ATGGATGACTTGAAGTTTATGAAGAGGGCTCTTGAGCTTGCTCTCCTGCGAAAGGGTCTTACTCATCCCAACCCCGCCGTTGGTTGTGTGATAGTTAAGGAAGGGGAAATAGTTGCGGAGGGATACCACGAAAGAGCTGGTATGCCCCATGCGGAGGTGGTCGCCCTTGAGAGGGCAGGCGAAAGGGCAAAGGACGCCACCCTTTATGTCACCCTTGAGCCCTGCACGCACTTTGGGAGAACCCCACCTTGCACCGATGCCATAATAAAGGCAGGCATAAAAAGGGTGGTTGTCGCAACCCTTGACCCAAACCCTCTGGTTTCTGGCAGGGGTGTGGAAAGGCTAAGGAATGCAGGAATAGAGGTGCAGGTGGGTGTGCTTGAGGAAGAGGCAAAGAGGCTAAACGAGGACTTTTTTACCTACATAACTCAGAAAAGACCCTACATAACCCTCAAGTGGGCGCAGAGCGTGGATGGGTCTCTTGCAACGAGGACTGGAGATAGTCAGTGGATAACCTCGGAAGAGTCAAGAGCCTTTGCCCACAGGCTCAGGTCTGAAGCCACAGCCGTGCTCGTGGGCATCAACACAGTGCTGAGGGACAACCCGAAGCTCACCGTCAGAGCCTTTGAATGGGAAAGGCAACCCATAAGGGTAGTTCTTGACCCTCAGCTGAGAATCCCAGAAAGCTGCCATCTTGTGCAGGAAAGAGAAAGCCAGACCATAATCTTTACCGTAAGCGAGGACAGGGAGAAAATAAAGAGGCTTGAGGACAGGGGTGTAAAGGTCCTTATGGCGCCCGCGGAGGGCAAGAAGCTTGACCTGAAGGAAGTGCTGAGAGAGCTATACTTTCTGGAGGTTATGCATCTCCTTGTAGAGGGTGGAGCGATAACGCTGACTTCCTTCCTAAAAGAAGGGCTTTTTGACCGCCTGTGGGTTTTTTTAGGTCCCGTCCTTATAGGTGAGGGTAAAAGGCTTGGAGATATAGGTGTAGCCCTTCTCAGGGAAGCTCAAAGATTGAGGCTAAGAGAGATAAAATCCTTCGGGGATGATGTGGCTCTGGAGTATGTGAGAACATGA
- the fmt gene encoding methionyl-tRNA formyltransferase — MKILFFGTPEFATPSLKRLHEEFEIAGVVCQPDRPAGRGQKLTPPPVKVLAQELGLDVFQPEKRKELIPIVESLKPECIVVVAYGKILPPEVIRYPAYGCINLHASLLPAYRGSAPIQRAIMAGEKKTGNTVMLMDEGMDTGDILSQEEEPILEEDNLKALSQRLAIKGADLLVRTLREWIEGNVKPIPQDNRGATYAPPIQKEELRICWKADAESVKDRIRGLYPDCYTLTERGERLKILKVRVVEGEGAPGEVIDRKRLVVACGEGAVEVLELISPKGKLMSGEEFMRGYRLKRLI; from the coding sequence ATGAAAATACTTTTCTTTGGCACTCCTGAGTTTGCCACACCTTCACTGAAAAGACTGCACGAAGAATTTGAAATTGCCGGAGTTGTCTGCCAACCAGACAGACCCGCAGGAAGGGGTCAGAAGCTCACACCACCACCTGTCAAAGTTCTGGCTCAGGAGCTTGGGCTTGATGTTTTCCAGCCTGAAAAAAGAAAGGAGCTCATACCCATCGTTGAAAGTCTGAAGCCTGAATGCATAGTAGTGGTTGCCTACGGCAAAATACTCCCACCAGAGGTAATACGCTACCCTGCCTATGGCTGTATAAACCTTCACGCAAGCCTTCTTCCCGCCTACAGAGGCTCTGCACCCATACAGAGAGCCATCATGGCGGGAGAAAAGAAGACGGGAAACACTGTTATGCTCATGGACGAAGGCATGGACACAGGGGACATACTCTCTCAGGAGGAAGAACCCATACTTGAGGAAGACAACCTCAAAGCCCTCTCCCAGAGACTTGCAATAAAGGGAGCAGACCTGCTTGTTAGAACTCTCAGAGAATGGATTGAAGGAAATGTCAAGCCCATCCCTCAGGACAACAGAGGAGCAACCTACGCACCACCCATTCAGAAGGAAGAGCTAAGAATTTGCTGGAAAGCAGATGCGGAAAGCGTGAAAGACAGAATTAGAGGACTTTACCCCGATTGCTACACACTTACAGAAAGGGGCGAAAGGCTCAAGATTCTGAAGGTAAGGGTTGTGGAGGGTGAAGGAGCGCCAGGGGAGGTTATTGATAGGAAAAGGCTCGTGGTAGCCTGTGGCGAGGGGGCAGTGGAGGTGCTGGAGCTAATATCTCCCAAGGGAAAGCTCATGAGCGGAGAGGAGTTTATGAGGGGTTATAGGCTAAAAAGATTGATTTAA
- the tsaD gene encoding tRNA (adenosine(37)-N6)-threonylcarbamoyltransferase complex transferase subunit TsaD, protein MHTLAVETSCDETALCIYSDSEGVIGDIILSQAKVHFPYGGIVPELSAREHTRNLLPLLDRLINETGFDIRKVDFISFTLTPGLILSLVVGVSFAKAMAYMLKKPLVPVHHLEGHIYSVFLEKPVAYPFLALIVSGGHTDLYLVEGFGRYVFLGGTLDDAVGESYDKVAKLMNLGYPGGPVVDRLAKEGKPVYSLPRPMMEDESLNMSFSGLKTAVRKLVESGSYSKEDLSASFQKAVVDVLERKTLLAMEKTGVRRLAIVGGVSANSELRERFRELSERLGFELHIPHPRLSTDNAQMIAYAGMERFKRGIIAPEDINPEPNTPLEVFGKRWS, encoded by the coding sequence ATGCACACACTGGCGGTTGAGACCTCCTGCGACGAGACTGCCCTGTGTATATACTCAGACAGTGAGGGGGTAATAGGGGATATAATTCTGTCTCAGGCAAAGGTGCACTTTCCCTATGGAGGGATTGTTCCCGAACTTTCCGCAAGAGAGCACACAAGAAATCTTCTTCCCTTGCTGGACAGACTTATCAATGAGACGGGCTTTGACATAAGGAAGGTTGACTTCATATCCTTTACACTTACTCCCGGGCTCATCCTCTCCCTTGTGGTGGGTGTTAGCTTCGCCAAGGCAATGGCTTACATGCTCAAAAAGCCCCTTGTCCCAGTCCACCACCTTGAGGGGCATATATACTCCGTCTTTCTGGAAAAGCCGGTTGCATATCCCTTTCTTGCTCTCATAGTCTCGGGTGGCCATACAGACCTGTATCTTGTAGAAGGCTTTGGGAGGTATGTATTCCTTGGGGGAACCCTTGACGATGCAGTGGGAGAGAGCTACGACAAGGTTGCCAAACTTATGAACCTTGGATATCCGGGAGGACCAGTAGTAGACAGGCTGGCAAAGGAAGGAAAGCCAGTATACAGCCTGCCAAGACCAATGATGGAGGATGAAAGCCTTAACATGTCCTTCAGCGGGCTCAAGACTGCAGTTAGAAAGCTCGTGGAATCCGGCAGTTATTCAAAAGAAGACCTTTCTGCCTCCTTCCAGAAAGCTGTGGTGGATGTTCTTGAAAGAAAGACGCTTCTTGCCATGGAAAAAACTGGAGTCAGGAGGCTTGCCATAGTGGGGGGCGTCTCTGCCAATTCTGAACTGAGAGAACGTTTTAGAGAGCTCTCAGAAAGGCTTGGCTTTGAGCTACACATTCCCCATCCCAGACTTTCAACGGACAATGCCCAGATGATAGCCTACGCAGGCATGGAAAGGTTCAAAAGAGGAATAATCGCACCAGAGGATATAAACCCAGAGCCAAACACTCCGCTGGAGGTTTTTGGAAAGAGGTGGAGTTGA
- a CDS encoding S41 family peptidase has translation MSRFKLFGLFLITFAVGFVLGSAGASQGNRQEDEYRYFRMFTDVFRTVKENYVGETNTKDLIYGALNGMLKSLDPFSAFFTPEQYREFRQETEGEFGGVGIEIGMDKGRPIVISPIEGTPAFRAGIRSGDIILEIDGEDTSNMNLMDVVRRIRGKPGTKVNLTIMRRGADRPIKVELERAVIKVESVKWTKLQDVGYIRLSQFTDGAGKEVEKAIRNLTSQGVKGIVLDLRNDPGGLLTEAINVSELFLKEGKLVVYTKTKNGEVNRYFSRKKPVLPENVPLVVLINRGSASASEIVAGALQDHKRAVLVGERSFGKASVQNIIPLEDGSAIKLTVAHYYTPLGRLIDKKGIQPDIEVKVSEEQEEKLQETIRQRRLQGASGLILEPELDPQLKKAVEVIRSGTKGYAHTGG, from the coding sequence ATGAGCAGGTTTAAACTTTTTGGCCTTTTCCTTATAACCTTTGCGGTGGGCTTTGTGCTTGGAAGTGCCGGCGCGTCTCAGGGCAACAGACAGGAGGATGAATACAGATACTTCAGGATGTTCACCGATGTCTTCCGCACCGTAAAGGAGAACTATGTGGGTGAAACCAACACAAAGGACCTTATATACGGTGCCCTCAATGGCATGCTTAAGTCCCTTGACCCCTTCTCAGCCTTTTTCACCCCTGAGCAATACAGAGAGTTCAGGCAGGAGACAGAGGGAGAATTCGGCGGTGTGGGAATAGAGATAGGCATGGATAAGGGAAGACCCATAGTCATATCACCCATAGAGGGGACGCCTGCCTTCAGGGCGGGTATCAGGTCCGGAGACATTATCCTTGAGATAGACGGCGAGGATACCTCCAACATGAACCTTATGGATGTGGTCAGAAGGATAAGAGGAAAGCCTGGAACAAAAGTAAACCTGACCATAATGAGAAGGGGAGCAGACAGACCCATTAAAGTTGAATTGGAAAGGGCAGTTATAAAAGTGGAAAGTGTAAAGTGGACAAAGCTTCAGGATGTGGGCTACATAAGGCTGTCCCAGTTTACGGATGGTGCAGGAAAAGAGGTGGAAAAGGCAATAAGAAATTTAACATCTCAGGGCGTAAAGGGGATAGTGCTTGACCTCAGAAACGACCCTGGCGGGCTTCTGACGGAGGCTATAAACGTATCTGAGCTTTTCCTGAAGGAGGGCAAGCTTGTAGTCTACACAAAAACGAAGAATGGAGAGGTAAACAGGTATTTCTCAAGGAAAAAGCCAGTTCTTCCGGAGAATGTTCCCCTCGTTGTTCTCATAAACAGGGGCTCTGCCAGCGCATCGGAGATAGTGGCGGGTGCATTGCAGGACCATAAAAGGGCAGTTCTAGTGGGAGAGAGGAGCTTTGGAAAGGCCTCTGTTCAGAACATAATACCCCTTGAGGATGGCTCGGCCATCAAGCTGACGGTTGCCCATTACTACACACCACTGGGGAGGCTTATTGACAAAAAGGGTATACAGCCAGACATCGAAGTAAAGGTCTCTGAGGAGCAAGAAGAAAAACTCCAGGAAACCATAAGACAGAGGAGACTTCAGGGTGCTTCTGGACTCATACTTGAACCTGAACTTGACCCCCAGCTAAAGAAGGCTGTTGAGGTCATAAGGTCAGGCACCAAGGGCTATGCACACACTGGCGGTTGA